In Aquimarina spinulae, a single window of DNA contains:
- a CDS encoding DUF6515 family protein yields MKTIYRITGIILILVSFLGTDTIQAQRNEGQRNRGTNTHRNYNTKRSVGTNHYRGDRYRTQPIHRSPHYRYPRHHRVIRTLPRHHVRVVYRGLPYFYYAGIYYTVYNDAYVTVLPPVGFRITVLPTGYTQVMVGPSIYYYHSGVYYVDTNESSSEEQKYEVTQPPVGTLLTTIHKDAEEVVIDGKIFYDYNNILYKRVSTFDGNTAYEVVHVHKENK; encoded by the coding sequence ATGAAAACTATATACAGAATTACAGGAATTATTTTGATCCTTGTTTCATTTCTCGGTACAGATACGATTCAGGCACAAAGAAATGAAGGTCAAAGGAACAGAGGGACTAATACGCATCGTAATTATAATACCAAACGATCTGTAGGAACGAATCATTACAGAGGAGATCGATACAGAACACAACCCATTCACAGGAGTCCACATTACAGGTATCCAAGACACCATAGAGTTATCAGAACATTACCCAGACACCATGTTCGTGTAGTATATCGTGGTTTGCCATATTTCTATTATGCTGGTATCTACTATACAGTGTATAATGATGCATATGTAACAGTATTGCCTCCGGTTGGGTTTAGAATAACTGTTTTACCTACAGGTTATACACAAGTGATGGTAGGACCATCGATATATTACTATCACTCCGGAGTATATTATGTAGATACTAATGAGTCTTCTTCTGAAGAACAAAAATATGAAGTAACCCAGCCTCCTGTAGGAACACTTTTGACAACTATTCATAAAGATGCAGAAGAAGTAGTAATCGATGGTAAAATATTCTATGACTACAATAATATTTTATACAAAAGAGTATCCACCTTTGATGGTAATACAGCTTATGAGGTGGTTCATGTACATAAAGAAAATAAATAA
- a CDS encoding adenylate/guanylate cyclase domain-containing protein: MNPKWLNTVSTFTLGWIISSLIWEIIRGFSIKSHLRLLDIEFPILTILPILLFISLFAGVTFGSVQYINEHSFRKKMSFRGILFRTLISHILIMLVIYLLVYISLRITGFDPNLLFIDFLKNPLIIINLFYSILTNSIIVITIQINTILGNGNLLKLVTGKFHKPREEFRVFMFLDLKSSTSIAEKLGHIKYSRFIQDCFFDLSVIEKYKAEVYQYVGDEVVLTWKIKKNHSIDHCLDAFFAFTNQLKIRSDYYQSTYNCVPFFKAGMDLGMVTVVEVGTLKREIAYHGDTLNTAARIQEQCKVFDKAILISGAIHEYVHQIPKYKYEKMKETTLRGKENSTSIFSVSKKGKTNKIKL, translated from the coding sequence ATGAATCCTAAATGGCTAAACACAGTCTCTACATTTACATTAGGATGGATTATTTCTTCACTTATTTGGGAGATCATAAGAGGATTTAGTATTAAATCGCATCTTAGACTATTAGATATTGAGTTTCCTATATTAACTATATTACCAATACTATTATTTATCTCGTTGTTTGCTGGTGTTACCTTTGGTAGTGTACAATATATTAATGAGCATTCTTTTAGAAAAAAAATGTCTTTTCGTGGGATACTTTTTAGAACCTTGATTAGTCATATTTTAATAATGCTGGTTATCTATTTACTGGTCTATATATCTTTAAGAATAACAGGATTTGATCCTAATCTATTATTTATTGATTTTTTAAAAAATCCACTTATCATTATTAATCTATTTTATTCGATATTAACCAATAGTATTATTGTAATTACTATACAAATCAATACAATATTAGGGAACGGAAATTTACTAAAATTAGTTACGGGTAAATTCCATAAACCACGAGAGGAATTTAGAGTTTTTATGTTTCTGGATCTAAAATCATCTACCTCTATTGCCGAAAAATTAGGTCATATAAAATACAGTAGATTTATACAGGATTGCTTTTTTGATCTATCGGTTATCGAAAAATATAAAGCCGAAGTATACCAATACGTAGGTGATGAGGTAGTCTTGACCTGGAAAATAAAAAAGAATCATTCTATTGATCACTGCCTGGATGCTTTCTTCGCATTTACCAATCAATTAAAAATAAGATCTGATTATTATCAATCTACCTATAATTGCGTTCCTTTTTTTAAAGCAGGAATGGATCTAGGTATGGTAACTGTGGTCGAGGTGGGTACATTAAAAAGAGAAATAGCATATCATGGGGATACGCTAAATACTGCTGCCAGAATCCAGGAACAATGCAAAGTCTTTGATAAAGCAATTTTAATTTCTGGTGCTATTCATGAATATGTACATCAAATACCGAAGTACAAATATGAAAAGATGAAAGAAACCACATTAAGAGGCAAAGAGAATTCGACTTCTATTTTTAGTGTATCAAAAAAAGGAAAAACAAATAAAATTAAACTATAA